The Pontibacter sp. SGAir0037 DNA segment TAAGTATGTGAATACTTCTGAGCTGGATCGTATTCTTCGTGAGGAAATAGCGGCCCTGCTGGAGGAGAACAGAGCCGGTGACGGGGCAAACTTTGATTTACCTGCAGATATTAAGCCATACGTTATTATGGTGGTGGGTGTAAACGGAGTAGGTAAAACTACAACTATTGGTAAGCTTGCTTCTCAATTCCATCGTGCCGGTAAGAAAGTGGTACTGGGCGCTGCCGATACCTTTCGGGCTGCGGCAGTAGATCAGCTGATTATCTGGGGCGAGCGTGTGGGAGTGCCTGTTATTTCGCACGGGATGAACACCGACCCTGCTTCTGTAGCCTATGACGCCGTAAAGAAGGGTGTCGAATTAGGAGCCGACGTTGTGATTATAGACACGGCCGGCCGACTGCATAACAAAGTAGGCCTGATGAATGAGCTTTCCAAGATTAAGCGTGTGATGCAGAAGGTAACAGTTGACACACCGCATGAGGTGCTGCTGGTGCTGGATGGCAGTACAGGGCAGAATGCTCTGCTGCAGGCGCGTGAATTTACTAAAGCTACCGATGTAACAGCTCTGGCTATCACCAAGCTGGATGGTACTGCTAAAGGTGGTGTAGTAATCGGTATTTCAGATGAATTTAAAATTCCTGTGAAATATATAGGAGTTGGCGAGAAAATTGAAGACTTACAATTATTCGACAAGAACGAATTTGTAGAGTCTTTCTTTTCACGCAAGTAAATTCAAAAAT contains these protein-coding regions:
- the ftsY gene encoding signal recognition particle-docking protein FtsY, whose amino-acid sequence is MGIFDFFNKETKKESLDKGLEKTKSNFFGQLSKAVMGKSTVDVEVLDELEEILVHADVGVDTTIKIIDRIEKRVARDKYVNTSELDRILREEIAALLEENRAGDGANFDLPADIKPYVIMVVGVNGVGKTTTIGKLASQFHRAGKKVVLGAADTFRAAAVDQLIIWGERVGVPVISHGMNTDPASVAYDAVKKGVELGADVVIIDTAGRLHNKVGLMNELSKIKRVMQKVTVDTPHEVLLVLDGSTGQNALLQAREFTKATDVTALAITKLDGTAKGGVVIGISDEFKIPVKYIGVGEKIEDLQLFDKNEFVESFFSRK